The genomic segment GCCGGAGAAGGGCGTCACCACCCCCAACTCCAACTACGCCCGTTCCGAACTCCGTGAGATGAACGCCAACGGCAGTTCCGCGAACTGGTCACTCAGCGGCGCCCACAAGCTCAACGCGACGCTGCGCGTGGTGTCCGTGACGTCGAACGTCTGCGTCGGACAGATCCACCTCGGCACCGGCGGCTCCTCCACGAAACCGCTGATCGAGCTCTACTACCACTCCAACGGCGACATCGTCGCGGGCCTCGAGAACTCGCCCTCCGGCGGCCAGACGCCGCACACCGTGGGCCATGTCGCGGTCGGCAAGACGTGGAGCTACACGATCGCCGTCTCCGGCGGTCACACGATCGACCTGACGGTCAACGGCGGCACGACGCACTACGCGATCCCGTCGTCCTTCAACCCGTACAAGCAGTACTTCAAGGCCGGCTCGTACAACCAGTCGTCCTCCGACAGCACCACCAAGGGCGCACGAGTCGCCTTCTACGGGCTGACCGTCTCCCACAGCTGAGCGGTCCCCGGCACAGCACGCGAAAGGCCCGGTGCCCAGGCGGATCCCCTGGGGCGTTGCGACGCGAAACGCGACACCGGGCCTTTCGCAGGTGCACCGGGGCGGGCCTGACCGGATCACGCTGCTCCGCTCGCGGCACCGTGGACGGGCATCCCGCGCTCACCTACGGTGGCGACGACACCGGGGAGGGCGACGTGACGGTCAGGATCATCCGCGGCGCGGGCAGGTACGCCTGTCCGGAGGACTACTGGGCGCTGTACGACGACGCCGACTTCAACGAGGGGAACAGGTCCGGCGAGATCCTGATCTCCGACCAGAGCATCGCCGATCTCCAGGACCACGGCTTCAACGACCGCGCCTCGTCGATCGTGAACCACACGCGGTACCACGTCGGTTGCTTCGACCACGCGGACTTCGGGGGCCGGGAGATCGGACTGGACCCGGGGCAGGGCCTGGCCGGTGTCCGGAGAAGCGGGGCCAGGGGTGCGGGCCTCCTCGACGACTGTCCGATCGAGGACCTGAACGACGCGGTCTCCTCGGTACGGCTCGAGGAACCCGCCCCGCAGCTCGTCTCGCTCACCGCCGGGATCTACACCCTGGTCAACGTCAACAGCGGCAAGGCACTCGACGTCGTGAACGCCGCCTCGGCCTCCGGCGCCAACGTCCAGCAGTACCAACCCAACGGGTCCAAGGCCCAGTTGTGGCGTCTCAACCCGCTCGGCGACGGCGTCCACATCGTGATCAGCGCCAACAGCGGCAAGGCTCTGGACGTGAGCGGCGCCGGCACGCACAACGGCGCCAACGTCCAGCAGTGGGAGGCCAACGGCTCCAACGCCCAGAAGTGGCTGATCCACCGACTGGCGAGCGGCAGTCACACCCTGACGAACGTCAACAGCGGCAGGGTCCTGGACGTCGACAACGCCAGCACGGCCAACCACGCCAACGTCCAGCAGTGGGAGAACAACCAGACCGACGCCCAGAAGTGGCTCCTGAACAGAGTCGGCCGACTGCCCTAGGCCAGGCCGGCGGGCCCTGTTCGATACGGCGCGGCACCGGTTCGAGCCGGTCGAGGACGTTCGGAATGCTGATCGGGAAGCGCGTTCCCGCATCCTGCCGCTTCGCGGAAGGGGCGCGGCGATCAGGCCGGCCGGGTAAATCATGTGCGCACCACGTATCCGGTTGACAAGGTGGGACCATGACTTCTCAGCACGACCCCGTCCCCGGCTCCTCCAACCCGCCCCAGGACACGGAGCCCCAGGGCACGGACTGGACCACCACGCCCATCACGGCGGACCTCCTGCGCGGCGCGCTCGACGTGGAGTTCACCGAGCACGGCGTCCTGCCGCACCGGCTGCCCGCGCGGGCCCGCGCGCAGTGCTCCGACGGGCAGCTGGCCATGGTGGAGGCCCAGCCTTCCGGCGTTCGGCTGGTGCTCCGCACCCGGGCCACCACGATCGAGCTGGACACTCTCCGCACCAAGATGTCCTACCAGGGCGCCCCGCCCCGTCCGGACGGCGTGTACGACCTGCTCGTCGACGGCCACCTCGCCGGGCAGGCGAGTGCGACCGGCGGCAATGTGCTGCTGGTGGACATGACCACCGGGTCGGTGGAGAGCCGTCCGGGCCCGGTCGGCACCGTCCGGTTCCCCGGTCTTCCCGACCGGATGAAGAACATCGAGATCTGGCTGCCCTACAACGAGATCACCCGGCTGGTGGCGCTGCGCACCGACGCCCCGGTGCAGGCGGCACCGGCGGACGGCCGCCGTGTGTGGCTGCACCACGGCAGTTCGATCAGCCACGGCTCCGACGCCGCGAGCCCCACCACGACCTGGCCGGCGCTGGCCGCCTCCCTCGGTGGCGTGGCGCTGATCAACCTCGGCCTGGGCGGCAGCGCCCTGCTCGATCCGTTCACCGCCCGCGCCCTGCGGGACACCCCCGCGGACCTCATCAGCGTCAAGATCGGCATCAATCTGGTCAACACCGACGTGATGCGGCTGCGCGCCTTCACCCCGGCGGTGCACGGTTTCCTCGACACCATCCGCGAGGGACATCCCACCGTTCCCCTGCTGGTCGTCTCCCCCGTCCTGTGCCCCATCCACGAGGACACTCCCGGCCCCAGCGCACCGGACTTCAGCAACCTGAGCGAAGGCAGGATCCGGTTCCTGGCCGTGGGCGACCCGGCGGAACGGGCCGCCGGGAAGCTGACGCTCAACGTCATCCGGGACGAACTGGCCCGCATCGTGAA from the Streptomyces sp. RKAG293 genome contains:
- a CDS encoding polysaccharide lyase family 7 protein, whose product is MKLRSKVLALATAAGIAGTLGLLGANADAASPSVAPGGNFNLSVWQLQEPVGSPGSPTTISSSRLQGPNGFQDSYFYTDTRDGAMTFWAPEKGVTTPNSNYARSELREMNANGSSANWSLSGAHKLNATLRVVSVTSNVCVGQIHLGTGGSSTKPLIELYYHSNGDIVAGLENSPSGGQTPHTVGHVAVGKTWSYTIAVSGGHTIDLTVNGGTTHYAIPSSFNPYKQYFKAGSYNQSSSDSTTKGARVAFYGLTVSHS
- a CDS encoding RICIN domain-containing protein, encoding MDGHPALTYGGDDTGEGDVTVRIIRGAGRYACPEDYWALYDDADFNEGNRSGEILISDQSIADLQDHGFNDRASSIVNHTRYHVGCFDHADFGGREIGLDPGQGLAGVRRSGARGAGLLDDCPIEDLNDAVSSVRLEEPAPQLVSLTAGIYTLVNVNSGKALDVVNAASASGANVQQYQPNGSKAQLWRLNPLGDGVHIVISANSGKALDVSGAGTHNGANVQQWEANGSNAQKWLIHRLASGSHTLTNVNSGRVLDVDNASTANHANVQQWENNQTDAQKWLLNRVGRLP
- a CDS encoding GDSL-type esterase/lipase family protein, producing the protein MTSQHDPVPGSSNPPQDTEPQGTDWTTTPITADLLRGALDVEFTEHGVLPHRLPARARAQCSDGQLAMVEAQPSGVRLVLRTRATTIELDTLRTKMSYQGAPPRPDGVYDLLVDGHLAGQASATGGNVLLVDMTTGSVESRPGPVGTVRFPGLPDRMKNIEIWLPYNEITRLVALRTDAPVQAAPADGRRVWLHHGSSISHGSDAASPTTTWPALAASLGGVALINLGLGGSALLDPFTARALRDTPADLISVKIGINLVNTDVMRLRAFTPAVHGFLDTIREGHPTVPLLVVSPVLCPIHEDTPGPSAPDFSNLSEGRIRFLAVGDPAERAAGKLTLNVIRDELARIVKQRAVDDPNLYYLDGRDLYGEADFAELPLPDQLHPDAAAHHRMGERFAALAFGAGRPFAGERD